From Dietzia sp. ANT_WB102, a single genomic window includes:
- a CDS encoding methionine synthase produces the protein MNQILPTSTVGSLPKPSWLARPETLWAPWKLQGDELVEGKMDALRIAVKEQSDRGIDIVSDGEQTRQHFVTTFIEHLDGVDFAQRETVRIRNRYDASVPTVVGAVSRSKPVFIDDARFLRQQTDQPIKWALPGPMTMIDTLYDGYYKSREKLAWEFATILNQEARDLEAAGVDIIQFDEPAFNVYFDEMKDWGVATLERAAEGLRAKTAVHICYGYGIKANTDWKATLGSEWRQYEESFPLLQQSSIDIISLECHNSRVPIDLVELVRGKKVMLGAIDVASERIETPEEVAATLRNALRFVDADKLLPSTNCGMAPFSRDIALAKLSALSAGTRIVRDELVAAKP, from the coding sequence GTGAATCAGATCTTGCCCACATCCACCGTGGGCAGCCTGCCCAAGCCCTCATGGCTCGCTCGGCCTGAAACCCTCTGGGCGCCCTGGAAGTTGCAGGGCGATGAGTTGGTCGAGGGAAAAATGGATGCGTTGCGTATCGCCGTAAAGGAGCAAAGCGATCGCGGCATCGACATCGTCAGTGACGGCGAGCAGACCCGTCAGCACTTCGTGACGACATTCATCGAACATCTCGACGGGGTCGACTTCGCGCAGCGCGAGACGGTTCGGATCCGCAATCGTTACGACGCCAGCGTGCCCACCGTGGTCGGCGCCGTGAGCCGCTCCAAGCCGGTCTTCATCGATGACGCGAGGTTCCTCCGGCAGCAGACCGATCAGCCGATCAAGTGGGCACTCCCCGGCCCCATGACGATGATTGACACGCTGTATGACGGCTATTACAAGAGCCGCGAGAAGCTGGCGTGGGAGTTCGCGACAATTCTCAACCAGGAGGCACGAGACCTCGAGGCTGCGGGCGTCGACATCATCCAGTTCGACGAGCCTGCCTTCAACGTCTACTTCGATGAGATGAAGGACTGGGGCGTGGCGACGCTGGAAAGGGCGGCAGAGGGATTACGCGCGAAGACCGCGGTACACATCTGCTACGGCTACGGGATCAAGGCGAACACCGACTGGAAAGCCACCCTCGGCTCGGAGTGGCGACAGTACGAGGAGTCGTTTCCCCTCTTGCAGCAGTCCAGCATCGACATCATCTCGCTGGAGTGCCATAACTCCCGAGTCCCGATCGATCTCGTCGAACTCGTCCGAGGAAAGAAGGTCATGCTCGGAGCGATCGACGTGGCGAGCGAGCGGATCGAAACTCCGGAAGAAGTCGCCGCCACCCTCCGCAATGCACTCAGATTCGTCGACGCGGACAAGCTTCTGCCGAGCACGAACTGCGGCATGGCGCCCTTCTCCCGGGACATCGCACTGGCGAAGCTGAGCGCGCTGAGCGCGGGCACGCGCATCGTTCGTGACGAGCTCGTCGCGGCGAAACCCTGA
- a CDS encoding putative oxygenase MesX, whose amino-acid sequence MSDDLTFSITTTRFDEDYSPSENSRTTTNFANLARGEHRQQNLRSTLSMIDNRFNDLARRDNPSRDRYTVQLEIVSAELEFTSDGVDHRFPLIEVLDIQMVDRETGTRIPGIVGNNFSSYVRDFDFSVRLPAVNEGRSEFTVPGDFGDLHGKLFQHFLDSEAYHERFAADPVICISVSTSRTYRRTGIHHPTLGVEYQQDAYSLTDQYFHKMGLRVRYFLPPGGVAPLAFYFRGDLLSDYTDLQLIGTISVMETFQRIYRPEIYNANSPAADIYRPTLDQQNYTPTPIIYDRVERSQLAREQGTYTEERLIKPHRELLERWAARYPVLVG is encoded by the coding sequence ATGTCGGACGATCTCACGTTCAGCATCACCACCACCCGCTTCGACGAGGACTACTCACCATCGGAGAATTCCCGAACCACCACGAACTTCGCCAACCTGGCCCGAGGCGAGCACCGTCAGCAGAACCTCCGCAGCACCCTGTCGATGATCGACAACAGATTTAACGACCTCGCTCGCCGGGACAACCCCAGCAGGGACCGCTACACCGTTCAGCTCGAGATCGTCTCCGCGGAGCTCGAGTTCACCTCGGACGGCGTCGATCACCGGTTCCCCTTGATCGAGGTGCTGGATATCCAGATGGTCGACCGAGAGACAGGAACTCGCATCCCCGGGATCGTCGGGAACAACTTCTCGTCCTACGTGCGCGATTTCGACTTCAGCGTTCGACTGCCGGCGGTCAACGAGGGACGCTCTGAGTTCACGGTGCCCGGCGACTTCGGCGATCTGCACGGCAAGCTGTTTCAGCACTTCCTCGACTCCGAGGCCTACCACGAGCGTTTCGCGGCGGATCCCGTGATCTGCATCAGCGTGTCCACCAGCCGGACCTACCGCCGGACCGGGATTCATCATCCAACCCTTGGTGTCGAGTACCAGCAGGACGCCTACTCACTGACCGACCAGTACTTCCACAAGATGGGGCTCCGAGTCAGGTATTTCCTGCCACCCGGCGGTGTCGCCCCGCTCGCGTTCTACTTCCGCGGCGATCTGCTCAGCGACTACACCGACCTACAGCTCATCGGCACGATCAGCGTCATGGAGACCTTCCAGAGGATCTATCGACCTGAGATCTATAACGCGAACTCCCCCGCCGCGGACATCTACCGTCCGACCCTGGACCAGCAGAACTACACGCCCACCCCGATCATCTACGACCGCGTCGAGCGCAGCCAGCTCGCGAGGGAACAGGGCACGTACACCGAAGAACGCTTAATCAAGCCCCACCGCGAGCTGCTCGAGCGGTGGGCCGCCCGCTACCCCGTTCTCGTCGGATGA
- a CDS encoding LysR family transcriptional regulator has product MRRESRGITLQQLLYFIEVAAAGSITGAAELLYVAQPTMSASMKDLENRVGRTLLVRSARGVTLTDEGAEFLGYARQVVEQMSLLEQRYLGQPPSRRLLGVSAQHYSFVVEAFIRMVHSGEAEQYEFSLRETRTWDIIEDVRTLRSEVGILYRNDFNRKVIDKLLRDSGLVFHPLFAAVPHVFISRQNPLASRESVTLGDLADLPRLTFDQGANNSFYFAEEILSTLSSQREIRVSDRATIFNLMIGLDGYTISTGIISDDLDPEIVAIPLDVDESIEIGWISHAGIPLTEQAQRYLGEVRAVVADYGIELLDSL; this is encoded by the coding sequence ATGCGTCGAGAATCCAGGGGAATCACCCTCCAGCAGCTGCTTTACTTCATCGAGGTCGCGGCGGCAGGCTCGATCACCGGCGCTGCGGAGTTGCTTTATGTCGCCCAGCCGACCATGTCCGCCTCCATGAAGGACCTGGAGAATCGAGTGGGTCGCACCCTCCTCGTTCGATCGGCCAGAGGGGTGACGCTGACCGACGAGGGTGCGGAGTTCCTCGGGTATGCCAGGCAGGTCGTCGAGCAGATGTCGCTTCTGGAGCAGCGCTACCTTGGTCAGCCGCCGTCACGTCGGTTGCTCGGGGTGTCGGCGCAGCACTACTCGTTCGTGGTCGAGGCGTTCATCCGGATGGTGCACTCCGGCGAGGCGGAACAGTACGAGTTCTCGCTTCGTGAGACGCGGACCTGGGACATCATCGAGGACGTCCGGACCCTACGCAGTGAGGTCGGCATCCTCTACCGGAACGACTTCAACCGGAAGGTCATCGACAAACTCCTTCGCGATTCCGGGCTGGTCTTCCACCCACTCTTCGCTGCGGTGCCGCACGTCTTCATCTCACGGCAGAACCCGCTGGCGTCCCGGGAGAGCGTGACTCTCGGTGACCTGGCCGACCTGCCAAGGCTCACCTTCGACCAGGGCGCGAACAACTCCTTCTACTTCGCCGAGGAGATCCTCTCCACCCTGTCGAGCCAGCGGGAGATCCGGGTCTCCGATCGCGCGACCATATTCAATCTCATGATCGGACTCGACGGCTATACGATCTCGACCGGCATCATCAGTGATGATCTCGACCCGGAGATCGTTGCCATCCCGCTCGACGTGGATGAGAGCATAGAGATCGGTTGGATCAGTCATGCCGGAATCCCGCTCACCGAACAGGCGCAGCGCTATCTCGGCGAGGTGCGGGCCGTCGTCGCAGATTACGGCATCGAGTTGCTCGACTCCCTATAG
- a CDS encoding YtoQ family protein — protein sequence MSFTVYLSGEIHTDWRDQIQRGAKAAGLDATFTAPVTDHPASDAAGDHLGETASPFWRDHQSAKVNAIRTHTLIEQSDLVVVRFGDKYKQWNAAFDAGYCAALGKPYITLHDEDIVHPLKEVDAEAQAWCTTTDQVVETLRYVLKA from the coding sequence ATGAGTTTCACTGTGTACCTGTCCGGGGAGATCCATACCGACTGGCGCGACCAGATCCAGCGTGGCGCGAAGGCTGCGGGGTTGGATGCCACCTTTACCGCACCCGTCACCGACCACCCCGCGTCCGACGCCGCAGGTGACCACCTGGGCGAGACCGCCAGTCCCTTCTGGCGCGATCATCAATCCGCCAAGGTCAATGCCATTCGCACGCACACCCTTATCGAGCAGAGCGATCTGGTGGTGGTGCGCTTCGGCGACAAGTACAAGCAGTGGAACGCCGCCTTCGATGCCGGCTACTGTGCCGCGCTGGGCAAGCCCTACATCACTCTGCACGACGAGGACATCGTCCATCCGCTCAAAGAGGTCGACGCCGAAGCCCAGGCGTGGTGCACGACCACCGACCAGGTCGTGGAGACCCTGCGGTATGTGCTCAAGGCGTGA
- a CDS encoding mismatch-specific DNA-glycosylase, with the protein MSNRNHVTGVPRRPSPLSGRRPRREELAGFATDDPNGVDPVLPAEPGRLRLLIVGVNPGLWTAAVNAPFARPGNRFWPSLHRAGLTDHVVDASTGLSDDDEAQLLSRGIGMTNLVGRATARADELTRDELRAGAQRVAALASNLRPAVVSVAGITAFRTAFAKPKATYGEQDTAQIPGWPGDVALWVVPQPSGLNAHETIDSLADHWRRVWHAAHTVDGSNGG; encoded by the coding sequence GTGTCGAACCGAAACCACGTGACCGGGGTCCCGCGACGCCCGTCGCCGCTGAGCGGTCGTCGTCCGAGGCGCGAGGAACTCGCCGGATTCGCGACAGATGACCCCAACGGGGTGGACCCCGTCCTGCCCGCCGAACCCGGGCGGCTCAGGCTTCTCATCGTGGGAGTCAATCCGGGGCTGTGGACTGCGGCCGTCAACGCGCCCTTCGCGAGGCCAGGTAACCGGTTCTGGCCCTCATTGCATCGCGCGGGACTGACCGATCACGTCGTGGACGCCTCGACCGGGCTCTCTGACGACGATGAGGCGCAGCTGCTCTCGCGCGGGATTGGCATGACGAACCTTGTAGGGCGGGCAACCGCGCGGGCCGATGAACTCACCCGCGACGAGTTGCGAGCCGGCGCTCAGCGCGTCGCCGCGCTGGCCTCAAACCTGCGCCCGGCTGTCGTATCCGTTGCGGGGATCACCGCCTTCCGCACGGCGTTCGCGAAGCCGAAGGCAACGTACGGGGAGCAGGACACGGCGCAGATCCCGGGATGGCCCGGAGATGTGGCGTTGTGGGTGGTGCCTCAGCCGAGCGGGTTGAACGCCCACGAGACCATCGACTCCCTGGCCGATCACTGGCGCCGGGTGTGGCACGCGGCGCACACGGTTGACGGGTCGAACGGAGGCTGA
- a CDS encoding N(5)-(carboxyethyl)ornithine synthase, with the protein MENERRLPLHPHHLDRIDSDVRERMIVERGYASDFQLEPGYVEARVGRVAERAEVIRSADVLLLPKPQAADVIEIPAGRTLWGWPHCVQDGELTQAAIDRRLTLIAFEAMNHWTRQGDFSLHVLHKNNELAGYCSIFHALSLTGSTGNYGPRLSAVVIGFGATARGAVTALSAHGIYDIQVLTQRDATAVGSPIHSAHITQLNTDDGAAHLSTVPTDDGDIPLPAFLASHDIVVNCTLQDVDAPLTYLRTRDLEGFNPGSLIIDVSCDVGMGFEWAEPTGFDDPMFTVGHGVNYYAVDHSPSYLWNSATWEISEALLPFLRTVMEGPAEWEQNLTISRAIEIHDGVIQNPSILSFQGREVSYPHSLVGTQSAP; encoded by the coding sequence ATGGAGAATGAGCGACGCCTCCCCCTCCATCCGCACCATCTTGACCGGATCGACTCGGACGTGCGGGAGCGGATGATCGTCGAACGCGGATACGCCTCGGACTTCCAGCTCGAGCCCGGCTACGTGGAGGCACGCGTCGGCAGGGTTGCCGAGCGAGCTGAGGTCATCCGGTCAGCTGATGTGCTTCTGCTCCCCAAACCCCAGGCAGCGGACGTTATTGAAATCCCCGCGGGGCGCACTCTGTGGGGTTGGCCGCATTGCGTCCAGGACGGCGAACTGACGCAGGCCGCGATCGATCGGCGACTCACCCTCATCGCCTTCGAGGCGATGAACCATTGGACCCGGCAGGGAGATTTCAGTCTGCACGTTCTCCACAAGAACAACGAGCTCGCCGGATACTGCTCTATCTTCCACGCTCTGAGCCTCACTGGGTCCACCGGAAACTACGGGCCCCGGCTCAGCGCGGTGGTAATCGGCTTCGGAGCGACCGCACGAGGAGCTGTCACCGCGTTGAGCGCGCACGGAATCTACGACATCCAGGTCCTTACGCAACGTGACGCGACGGCGGTCGGCTCACCAATACACAGCGCACACATCACGCAACTCAACACCGATGACGGAGCGGCGCACCTGAGCACGGTGCCGACCGACGATGGCGACATCCCGCTGCCAGCCTTCCTCGCCTCCCATGACATCGTCGTCAACTGCACTCTCCAGGACGTGGACGCACCCTTGACTTACCTTCGCACCAGGGACCTGGAGGGCTTCAACCCGGGCAGCCTGATCATCGACGTTTCGTGCGACGTCGGCATGGGTTTCGAGTGGGCCGAACCCACTGGATTCGACGACCCGATGTTCACCGTCGGACACGGAGTAAACTACTACGCGGTCGACCACAGTCCCTCGTACCTTTGGAACTCGGCCACCTGGGAGATCAGCGAGGCGCTCCTGCCCTTTCTGCGCACCGTCATGGAGGGGCCAGCTGAGTGGGAGCAGAATCTCACGATCTCTCGCGCGATCGAAATCCACGACGGGGTCATCCAGAACCCGAGCATCCTGAGTTTTCAGGGGCGAGAGGTCAGCTACCCCCATTCGCTCGTCGGGACGCAGTCCGCGCCGTAG
- a CDS encoding carboxymuconolactone decarboxylase family protein — protein sequence MELSMDKGNQFVAETQSPESAAAWKQQLDEYAPGASDWVVGAVFGGTYQRDGLELRERQMLNMAALAAMGGTEPQLTGHIKTAVDVAGMTREQVAECFVHLMPYIGVPKTLAAMRCMKTAFDD from the coding sequence GTGGAATTGAGCATGGATAAGGGCAATCAGTTTGTCGCGGAGACCCAGTCCCCGGAGAGCGCCGCGGCCTGGAAGCAACAGTTGGACGAGTACGCTCCCGGCGCGTCCGACTGGGTGGTGGGTGCGGTTTTCGGCGGAACCTACCAGCGCGACGGTCTTGAACTCCGTGAGCGCCAGATGCTCAACATGGCGGCATTGGCAGCAATGGGCGGGACCGAACCGCAGTTGACCGGTCACATCAAGACGGCGGTGGACGTCGCCGGCATGACCCGGGAGCAGGTAGCGGAGTGCTTCGTCCACCTCATGCCGTACATCGGCGTGCCGAAGACGCTAGCAGCCATGCGGTGCATGAAGACCGCCTTCGACGATTGA
- a CDS encoding NADP-dependent isocitrate dehydrogenase, with protein MASDPQTIIYTLTDEAPRLATEAFLPIVRTFAGAAGIDVETSDISVAARILAAFPERLTDDQKVQDNLSELGRMTQDPGTNIIKLPNISASVHQLNTAIAELQAKGYDIPDYPYDPKTPEEIEIVERYGSCLGSAVNPVLRQGNSDRRAPKAVKEYARANPHSMGKWSMASQSHVAHMTHGDFYAGEKSIILDHACDARMEVVTPDGETHVLKTVPLEAGEVVDSMFMSKKALMDFYEEQLNDAKETGVMFSLHVKATMMKVSHPIVFGHAVRVFYKDAFAKHGDLFDELGINVNNGMVDLYDKIENLPTSKKEEIIEDLHRCHEQRPELAMVDSARGITNFHSPSDVIVDASMPAMIRIGGKMYGADGRKKDTKAVMPESTFARIYQEIINFCKTNGAFDPTTMGTVPNVGLMAQKAEEYGSHDKTFEVQHDGVANIVDAATGEVLLSQDVEAGDIWRMCTVKDAPIRDWVKLAVDRARASGMPAVFWLDPYRPHEDNLITLVNKYLAEHDTEGLDIQIMSQVRAMRYTLERAWRGLDTISVTGNILRDYLTDLFPILELGTSAKMLSIVPLMAGGGLYETGAGGSAPKHVQQLVEENHLRWDSLGEFLALGASLDDLGRKHDNPKSTILAKTLDTATGKLLENRKSPSRETGELDNRGSQFWLALYWAQELAAQTEDAELAAHFGPLAERLTADRDKILDELLKVQGKPVDLGGYYQPDLDKLREAMRPSETLNAALEDVRA; from the coding sequence ATGGCCTCAGACCCACAGACGATCATCTACACGCTGACCGATGAAGCACCCCGACTGGCGACGGAGGCGTTCCTGCCCATCGTCCGCACTTTCGCCGGCGCTGCCGGCATCGACGTGGAGACCAGTGACATCTCGGTGGCCGCCCGCATCCTGGCGGCCTTTCCCGAGCGGCTCACCGATGACCAAAAGGTTCAGGACAACCTGAGCGAACTGGGGCGGATGACCCAGGACCCGGGGACCAACATCATCAAGCTCCCCAACATCAGCGCGTCGGTACATCAGCTGAACACCGCCATCGCGGAGTTGCAGGCCAAGGGTTACGACATCCCTGACTACCCCTACGATCCCAAAACTCCGGAAGAGATCGAGATCGTCGAGCGCTACGGATCGTGCCTCGGTAGCGCCGTGAACCCGGTGCTTCGTCAGGGCAACTCGGATCGTCGCGCCCCGAAGGCGGTCAAGGAATACGCCCGGGCCAATCCGCACTCCATGGGCAAGTGGTCGATGGCCTCACAGTCCCACGTCGCTCACATGACCCACGGTGACTTCTACGCTGGCGAGAAGTCGATCATCCTGGACCACGCATGCGACGCGCGGATGGAGGTGGTGACCCCGGACGGCGAGACCCACGTCCTCAAGACCGTGCCACTTGAGGCCGGTGAGGTCGTCGACTCGATGTTCATGAGCAAGAAAGCGCTCATGGACTTCTACGAGGAGCAGCTCAACGACGCCAAGGAGACCGGCGTCATGTTCTCGCTCCACGTCAAGGCCACCATGATGAAGGTCAGCCACCCGATCGTGTTCGGACACGCCGTTCGGGTGTTCTACAAGGACGCCTTCGCCAAGCACGGTGACCTGTTCGACGAGCTGGGCATCAACGTCAACAACGGCATGGTCGATCTGTACGACAAGATCGAGAACCTGCCCACCTCCAAGAAGGAGGAGATCATCGAGGATCTCCACCGTTGCCACGAGCAGCGGCCGGAGCTGGCGATGGTCGACTCGGCCCGCGGCATCACCAACTTCCATTCGCCCTCGGATGTCATCGTGGACGCGTCGATGCCCGCGATGATCCGCATCGGCGGGAAGATGTACGGCGCCGATGGCCGCAAGAAGGACACCAAGGCCGTGATGCCGGAGTCCACCTTCGCGCGGATCTACCAGGAGATCATCAACTTCTGTAAGACCAACGGGGCATTCGACCCGACGACGATGGGCACCGTGCCGAACGTAGGCCTCATGGCCCAGAAGGCCGAGGAGTACGGCAGCCACGACAAGACCTTCGAGGTCCAGCACGACGGAGTCGCCAACATCGTCGATGCGGCCACTGGCGAGGTTCTTCTGTCCCAAGACGTCGAAGCCGGCGACATCTGGCGCATGTGCACTGTCAAGGACGCGCCGATCCGCGACTGGGTCAAGCTCGCCGTGGACCGCGCTCGCGCTTCCGGGATGCCCGCGGTCTTCTGGCTGGACCCGTACCGGCCCCACGAGGACAACCTCATCACCCTGGTGAACAAGTACCTCGCGGAGCACGACACCGAGGGCTTGGACATCCAGATCATGTCGCAGGTGCGTGCCATGCGGTACACCCTCGAGCGCGCCTGGCGGGGTCTGGACACCATCTCGGTGACCGGCAACATTCTGCGCGATTACCTGACCGACCTGTTCCCGATCCTGGAGCTTGGTACAAGCGCCAAGATGCTCTCCATCGTGCCGCTCATGGCCGGTGGCGGACTCTACGAGACTGGTGCGGGTGGTTCGGCGCCCAAGCACGTCCAGCAGTTGGTCGAGGAGAACCACCTGCGGTGGGACTCGCTCGGAGAGTTCCTCGCGCTCGGGGCTAGCCTTGACGACCTCGGTCGGAAGCACGACAATCCCAAGTCCACGATTCTGGCGAAGACTCTCGACACAGCGACCGGCAAGCTCTTGGAGAATCGGAAGTCCCCGTCTCGGGAGACCGGTGAACTCGATAATCGGGGCAGCCAGTTCTGGCTCGCGCTGTACTGGGCACAGGAGCTCGCCGCTCAGACCGAGGACGCGGAGCTGGCGGCCCACTTCGGCCCGCTGGCGGAAAGGCTGACCGCGGATCGCGACAAGATCCTCGACGAATTGCTCAAGGTCCAGGGCAAGCCTGTCGATCTCGGGGGCTACTACCAGCCCGACCTCGACAAGCTACGGGAGGCGATGCGGCCGAGCGAGACGCTCAACGCCGCCCTCGAGGACGTCCGCGCCTGA
- a CDS encoding dodecin, which yields MNHIYNVSEIVGSSSEGTDQAIANAVAEASKTLRNLEWFEVQSVRGKLDGGTVAHWQVTIKVGFRHEP from the coding sequence GTGAACCACATCTACAACGTCAGCGAGATCGTCGGTTCTTCATCGGAGGGAACGGACCAGGCCATCGCTAATGCAGTCGCGGAAGCATCCAAAACACTCCGCAACCTCGAATGGTTCGAGGTCCAGTCCGTCCGCGGCAAGCTCGACGGCGGCACGGTGGCGCACTGGCAGGTCACTATCAAGGTGGGGTTCCGGCACGAGCCCTGA
- a CDS encoding isocitrate lyase/phosphoenolpyruvate mutase family protein — protein MSDVRARATTLAELHESGAMVVLPTVWDTWSARVAADAGFPGLTVGSHPVADAIGSADGEKMDFSEYLGVVKRITDSVDVPVSADVESGYGLEPAELISRLLDAGAVGANIEDVVHREGKRVRDRQEHADYIAGARRAADEAGVTFVINGRTDAVKLGTDVFVDPLAEAEARISLMEDAGARAVYPVGLTTADQVTRLVQAVTIPVNVTAHPVKGHGAGDLAVLKGLGVRRVSFGPLWQMWLAAVSADQLAGWLPSA, from the coding sequence ATGTCCGATGTACGAGCACGAGCAACCACGCTGGCCGAACTCCACGAATCCGGGGCGATGGTCGTTCTTCCCACGGTCTGGGACACGTGGAGCGCACGGGTGGCCGCTGACGCCGGCTTCCCGGGCCTCACGGTGGGCAGTCATCCGGTCGCCGATGCGATCGGCAGCGCTGACGGCGAGAAGATGGACTTCTCCGAGTATCTCGGAGTGGTCAAGCGCATCACGGACTCAGTCGACGTCCCGGTCAGTGCGGACGTCGAGTCCGGCTACGGACTGGAGCCGGCCGAGCTGATCTCCCGGCTACTCGACGCCGGCGCCGTCGGGGCGAACATCGAGGACGTCGTTCACCGCGAAGGAAAGCGGGTGCGCGACCGACAGGAGCACGCCGACTACATCGCCGGGGCTCGCCGAGCCGCAGACGAGGCCGGCGTGACGTTCGTCATCAACGGCCGCACCGACGCCGTCAAGCTCGGTACCGATGTCTTCGTCGACCCGTTGGCGGAGGCTGAGGCGCGCATCTCGCTGATGGAGGATGCGGGCGCACGGGCGGTCTACCCGGTGGGGCTCACGACAGCCGATCAGGTGACGCGTCTCGTCCAGGCGGTGACGATTCCTGTCAACGTGACCGCGCACCCCGTCAAGGGGCACGGAGCCGGGGACCTGGCTGTGCTGAAGGGGCTCGGAGTTCGGCGAGTGTCGTTCGGCCCGCTGTGGCAGATGTGGCTGGCCGCGGTCTCGGCGGACCAGCTCGCCGGGTGGCTGCCCTCCGCCTGA
- a CDS encoding lipase family protein, with protein MRVTVGEPTTRGRLILGVLLALAAIALGTLPILINLGVPEIVTLAGAGLVVVGVATVAGVDDAGHSGRWARVLVGLATGTAGIVVLVWRAASIRSLLWVMVAALIVHGLHTLASALRGDADRRVAGIFSGAAAVLLGVLCLVWPVLAIELVRYAVGAWLVFVGLRALVEMTLERPFARMRDRRHIGRARVRRWMHTIVAVAVFLLVSALAVVSAVLLRGGERPEPNAFYTPVESLPVEPGVLLRAEALMAGVPSGADAWRILYTTTRPDDSVTVASGTVIAPTDRGTDPLPLLSVAHGTTGIVQRCAPSLSPAPFVDGAGTALEEMVTEHGWAGVTSDYVGLGTAGMHPYLVGQVEARNVLDASRAARQLDGLSLATDTVVWGHSQGGHGALWTGQIAGDYAPELTLRGIAGMAPATDLFDLAVASKSEVAGKTVSAYIAQSWNEIYPELDLAGHLNPGTAHGVQKVGDLCFNEKDVIAALLRGTQIPEQVFPDAVLDGELGDKLRENSPTGPWPAPVLIAQGLADPLVKPAMQQNWVNARCADGEPLDYRTYPGLDHTGLVAADSPLTSQLVQWTLDRWEGKQPTPTC; from the coding sequence ATGCGCGTCACGGTCGGGGAGCCCACCACCAGGGGACGACTGATCCTCGGCGTCCTACTGGCGCTCGCGGCGATCGCTTTGGGGACGCTGCCGATTTTGATCAACCTCGGCGTGCCCGAGATCGTCACACTGGCGGGAGCTGGGCTCGTCGTCGTCGGAGTCGCCACTGTCGCCGGTGTCGACGACGCCGGCCACTCCGGACGGTGGGCACGCGTCCTGGTGGGGCTCGCCACCGGCACTGCGGGCATCGTGGTGCTCGTGTGGCGGGCGGCGAGCATCCGCAGCCTGCTGTGGGTCATGGTCGCAGCGCTCATCGTGCACGGACTCCACACGCTCGCCTCGGCGCTCCGAGGCGATGCCGACCGGAGGGTGGCGGGCATCTTCAGCGGCGCGGCGGCCGTCCTGCTGGGCGTGCTGTGTCTGGTGTGGCCCGTTCTGGCGATCGAACTGGTCCGATATGCCGTGGGTGCCTGGCTTGTGTTCGTGGGCCTGCGAGCACTGGTGGAGATGACACTCGAACGGCCCTTCGCGCGGATGCGTGACCGCCGGCATATCGGGCGTGCGCGGGTGAGGCGCTGGATGCATACCATCGTGGCGGTCGCGGTATTCCTGCTGGTCTCAGCGCTGGCGGTGGTCAGTGCAGTGCTTCTGCGGGGCGGCGAACGGCCCGAGCCGAATGCGTTCTATACACCTGTGGAGTCGCTGCCGGTCGAGCCTGGTGTCCTGCTGCGTGCCGAGGCCCTCATGGCCGGGGTGCCGTCGGGTGCCGACGCCTGGCGGATCCTGTACACGACCACCCGACCGGACGATTCGGTGACGGTGGCGAGCGGTACCGTCATTGCGCCGACCGACAGGGGTACCGACCCGCTCCCATTGCTCAGCGTTGCACACGGCACCACCGGGATCGTGCAGCGATGTGCGCCGTCGCTGAGTCCCGCCCCGTTCGTCGACGGTGCGGGCACGGCGCTGGAGGAAATGGTGACCGAACATGGGTGGGCAGGCGTGACCTCGGACTATGTCGGGCTGGGGACCGCCGGCATGCACCCGTACCTGGTCGGGCAGGTGGAGGCCCGCAACGTCCTCGATGCCTCCCGGGCAGCCCGACAACTCGACGGCCTCTCCCTGGCTACCGACACAGTGGTGTGGGGCCACTCCCAGGGTGGCCACGGGGCCCTGTGGACTGGACAGATCGCCGGTGACTACGCGCCCGAGCTGACCCTCAGGGGCATCGCCGGGATGGCCCCTGCGACGGACCTGTTCGACCTCGCCGTGGCGAGCAAATCCGAGGTGGCCGGGAAGACCGTGTCGGCGTACATTGCCCAATCGTGGAACGAGATCTACCCCGAGCTTGACCTGGCCGGGCACCTCAACCCGGGCACCGCGCACGGCGTGCAGAAGGTCGGCGACCTCTGCTTCAACGAGAAGGACGTCATCGCCGCCCTCCTGCGCGGAACGCAGATCCCGGAGCAGGTCTTCCCCGACGCGGTCCTCGACGGCGAGCTGGGTGACAAGCTCCGGGAGAACTCGCCCACGGGGCCGTGGCCCGCGCCCGTGCTGATCGCCCAGGGCCTTGCCGATCCGCTGGTCAAGCCAGCGATGCAGCAGAATTGGGTGAACGCCCGTTGCGCGGACGGCGAGCCGCTCGACTACCGCACCTACCCGGGACTGGACCACACCGGTCTGGTCGCCGCGGACTCGCCGCTGACCTCGCAATTGGTGCAGTGGACTCTCGATCGTTGGGAGGGAAAGCAGCCCACGCCGACCTGCTGA